Proteins encoded in a region of the Sulfurimonas marina genome:
- a CDS encoding Crp/Fnr family transcriptional regulator, producing MEKKSEASFAKYKEFIQRYISVNILEWKIFTSKLSIKKFKKNETILYQGDVCKELYFINSGLVRAYILDESGKDFTWTIYFNDQNSHVTNLFVVDYQSFVEQKPATIYIEALEDTELVCVSFKDVQFLYKNFKKWERFGRMMSEAAYSYLHKQTIERQCKSADERFLVFVQESPHLLEKVPQYHIATLLGITPQHLSRLKKRINIS from the coding sequence TTGGAGAAAAAGTCGGAAGCTTCATTTGCAAAATATAAAGAGTTTATTCAAAGATATATCTCTGTAAATATTTTAGAGTGGAAGATATTTACTTCAAAACTTTCAATTAAAAAGTTTAAAAAAAATGAAACTATCCTCTATCAAGGGGATGTTTGTAAAGAGCTTTATTTCATCAATAGCGGATTGGTAAGGGCTTACATCTTAGATGAAAGCGGTAAAGACTTTACATGGACTATCTATTTTAATGACCAAAATTCCCATGTGACTAATCTGTTTGTTGTTGATTATCAAAGTTTTGTTGAACAAAAACCTGCAACTATTTACATAGAAGCTTTAGAAGATACGGAACTGGTTTGTGTCTCTTTCAAAGATGTGCAGTTTTTGTATAAAAACTTTAAGAAGTGGGAACGCTTTGGACGTATGATGTCTGAAGCTGCATACAGCTATCTGCACAAACAAACTATTGAGCGTCAGTGTAAAAGTGCCGATGAGAGATTTTTAGTGTTTGTACAAGAGTCACCACATCTTTTAGAAAAAGTTCCACAGTACCATATTGCTACTCTTCTTGGAATTACCCCGCAACATCTAAGCCGACTGAAAAAGAGAATTAACATAAGTTAA
- a CDS encoding ATP-binding protein, which produces MKILADFLNTQDVEKSGIYIHLKCSVEEAKMLRYIVKKYVEGQDDVLVFQLLQDLYTHTNYEYLDNLQSVKNLLELGWLHQQSFTPIKIADVTPLELLNGAVGLTSSFFKLLQDGSLDLDLPEVKPYADHLEYLQDQFFRIELYQKMSVIRQNVHEHSVGIDRLQNKLQLLEKRIEERVAQTDEELVLDRFFKQKKMNNHEQVIFIALLREEYSSTDISLREMNTLIDLISLDEYERIKNRSLLEDGSNLIENNIIDYEEMLNPFGGISRAFYIVDEVLQSIIHPQKTKKVTRLKLNALIEEQDIFELVEPDTSLEDVVLNLKTRETLENLMKQVDKEVVARLVKWGIKNKKSGIDARIIFYGAAGTGKTMTAYSLAKSLKRQVLAFDCSKILSMYVGESEKNVRKIFDTFYELTEKTKTEPILLLNEADQFLGARSSGNITGSDQMHNQMQNIFLEQIENFRGMLIATTNLLENIDVAFSRRFNYKIEFKKPDFEQRIELWEKMLPAEAPYEEDFDKTKLAEYSLTGGQINLIIKNTAYKVAVKDEPIFLMQDFISEIDREKSGSFDSEKSMGFLNK; this is translated from the coding sequence TTGAAAATACTAGCAGACTTTTTAAATACACAAGATGTAGAAAAGAGTGGGATATATATACATCTCAAATGTAGTGTAGAGGAAGCAAAAATGCTTCGTTACATAGTAAAAAAATATGTTGAGGGGCAAGACGATGTTTTGGTTTTTCAACTTTTACAAGATCTCTACACACATACAAATTATGAATATTTGGACAACTTGCAGTCTGTCAAAAACTTACTGGAACTAGGATGGCTGCACCAACAAAGTTTTACTCCGATAAAGATCGCAGACGTTACACCTCTAGAGTTGTTAAACGGTGCAGTAGGTCTTACATCATCATTTTTTAAATTGCTACAAGACGGCTCGCTTGATCTTGACCTTCCGGAAGTAAAACCTTATGCTGATCACTTAGAATATCTACAGGATCAGTTTTTTAGAATCGAGTTGTATCAAAAGATGAGTGTGATCCGTCAAAATGTACATGAACACTCTGTAGGGATCGACAGGTTGCAAAATAAACTGCAGCTTTTAGAAAAAAGGATAGAGGAGAGGGTAGCTCAAACAGATGAAGAGCTGGTTCTTGACCGCTTTTTTAAACAAAAGAAGATGAATAACCATGAACAGGTTATTTTCATTGCTCTGCTTCGTGAAGAGTACAGCTCTACAGATATTTCACTTCGTGAGATGAATACACTTATTGATCTTATATCATTAGATGAGTATGAGCGTATTAAGAACCGTTCACTTTTAGAGGATGGGTCAAACCTGATTGAGAACAACATTATCGATTATGAAGAGATGCTCAATCCTTTCGGTGGAATTTCACGTGCATTCTACATTGTTGATGAGGTACTTCAAAGTATTATCCATCCGCAAAAAACGAAAAAAGTAACTCGTCTAAAGCTCAATGCTTTGATCGAAGAGCAGGATATTTTCGAGCTTGTTGAACCAGATACATCACTCGAAGATGTTGTATTAAATCTCAAAACAAGAGAAACTTTAGAGAACTTGATGAAACAGGTCGATAAAGAGGTTGTAGCCCGTTTAGTAAAATGGGGTATTAAAAATAAAAAGTCGGGAATAGATGCACGTATAATTTTCTACGGAGCGGCAGGAACCGGAAAAACTATGACAGCATACTCTTTGGCAAAATCGCTTAAACGTCAAGTGTTAGCGTTTGATTGTTCTAAGATCCTCTCTATGTATGTGGGTGAGAGTGAAAAAAATGTGCGTAAAATTTTCGATACTTTTTATGAGCTTACTGAAAAAACAAAAACAGAACCTATATTGCTTTTAAATGAAGCAGACCAGTTTTTAGGAGCACGTAGCAGCGGAAATATTACAGGTTCCGATCAGATGCATAATCAGATGCAAAATATCTTTTTAGAGCAGATCGAGAACTTTAGAGGGATGCTTATTGCAACGACAAACTTACTCGAAAATATAGATGTGGCATTCTCAAGAAGATTTAACTACAAGATCGAGTTTAAAAAGCCTGACTTTGAACAACGTATTGAGTTATGGGAGAAGATGCTACCGGCAGAAGCACCGTATGAAGAGGATTTTGATAAAACAAAACTTGCAGAGTATTCGTTAACGGGCGGACAGATCAATCTTATTATCAAAAATACGGCTTATAAAGTGGCGGTAAAAGATGAACCTATCTTTTTAATGCAAGACTTTATCTCTGAGATAGATCGTGAGAAAAGCGGTAGTTTTGACAGTGAAAAATCTATGGGCTTTTTAAACAAGTAA
- a CDS encoding efflux RND transporter permease subunit: MHHKLEKMLGKFGEFIGKHPFIVLLFSLLVIAFPISNIPKITMDTSTEGFLHKEDPMLIKYEAFKEQFGRDERILIAIENEKVFSVEFLTKLKKLHKDLEDNVPYLDEVTSLVNVRNTRGEADQLIVEDLLENFPKTQADADKIKTIAMANEFYKDLLLSHDGKITTIMIETKAFVSDEKENIDDMFSEFDEAPAQDVVKTPLTDTQNAEIVRKVRDIVEKYSDDDFKIYYAGSASVMDALKSMMKEDMQKFTRVTILIILVFLFLIFRRVSATFYPLIVIILSLLTTVGSMAYFGVAFKLPTQIVPSLLIAVSVGATVHVLSIFFDNFNATKDKKGAIAFTLEHSGLAIAMTGLTTAVGIASFAGSEVAPIADMGKFASLGVLISLFLTLTLLPALLMITPMKPKEIKENHWLDNVMRRFAYFPTHHPKSVVVVSLSLVILSIVLATNIKLSHYPLEWFPKDDPNYVGTHYIDDNLNGSLTVEVVVDTKEQNGWQNPKRLQTLDNLNKELAEYDDGKTYIGKVVSLDTIVKESNKALHENNESFYTIPSDQALLSQELLLFENSGSDDLEDVVDSQFSKLRVTVKVPWVDSIESEDMLAHVQKRFEETFKEEEVTVTGIIPILVHTFTQAIRSSVESYIIAFTLIAILMMFIMGNVRLGIISMIPNLSPVIVGLSLMYIYHIPLDMFTLLIGSIAIGLAVDDTIHFMHNFKRYYLRSGDAVVAVENTFFTTGKALVITTIVLSLGFYAYMFGNMESVQNFGFLTGSVIILALIADLLLAPALMVLIAKRGWIK; the protein is encoded by the coding sequence GTGCATCATAAACTAGAAAAGATGCTTGGAAAATTTGGAGAGTTTATAGGGAAACACCCTTTTATAGTGTTGTTATTCTCATTACTGGTTATAGCTTTTCCAATCTCAAATATTCCAAAGATCACGATGGATACATCAACAGAGGGGTTTTTACATAAAGAAGACCCGATGCTTATCAAATATGAAGCTTTTAAAGAGCAGTTTGGCAGGGATGAGAGAATATTAATTGCTATAGAAAACGAAAAAGTGTTTTCTGTAGAGTTTCTGACAAAACTTAAAAAACTTCATAAAGATCTCGAAGATAATGTCCCATACCTCGATGAAGTAACTTCGCTTGTAAATGTTAGAAATACAAGAGGTGAGGCTGATCAGCTGATCGTTGAAGACTTACTCGAAAACTTTCCCAAAACACAAGCTGATGCCGATAAAATAAAAACGATTGCTATGGCAAATGAATTCTATAAAGATCTGCTTTTGTCGCATGACGGAAAAATTACAACGATCATGATCGAAACAAAAGCATTTGTCTCTGATGAGAAAGAGAATATAGATGATATGTTCAGTGAATTTGATGAAGCCCCTGCACAAGATGTGGTAAAAACACCTTTAACAGATACACAAAATGCCGAGATCGTACGCAAAGTTAGAGATATTGTAGAGAAATATTCCGATGATGATTTTAAGATCTACTACGCTGGATCTGCTAGTGTAATGGATGCTCTGAAATCTATGATGAAAGAGGATATGCAGAAGTTTACACGTGTCACGATTTTAATCATTTTAGTATTTCTGTTTTTAATTTTCAGACGTGTAAGTGCAACATTTTATCCCCTTATTGTAATCATCTTATCACTTTTAACAACGGTTGGTTCGATGGCATATTTCGGTGTAGCATTTAAACTTCCTACTCAGATAGTCCCTTCGCTTTTAATTGCGGTAAGTGTCGGAGCTACGGTTCATGTACTCTCAATCTTTTTTGACAACTTTAATGCGACTAAAGATAAAAAGGGTGCAATCGCTTTTACGCTGGAGCACTCGGGTCTTGCTATTGCAATGACGGGTCTTACAACTGCTGTAGGGATTGCATCTTTTGCAGGAAGTGAAGTTGCCCCTATTGCCGATATGGGTAAATTTGCTTCACTAGGTGTACTTATATCGCTCTTTTTAACTCTTACGCTTTTACCGGCACTTTTAATGATTACGCCAATGAAGCCAAAAGAGATTAAAGAGAATCACTGGCTAGACAACGTAATGAGAAGGTTTGCATACTTTCCGACACACCATCCAAAATCTGTTGTAGTTGTCAGTTTGTCGTTAGTAATTCTCTCAATTGTTTTGGCTACAAATATAAAACTTTCACACTACCCTTTAGAGTGGTTTCCAAAAGATGATCCAAATTATGTTGGTACACACTATATTGATGACAACTTGAACGGTTCGCTGACAGTAGAAGTAGTAGTTGATACGAAAGAGCAAAACGGCTGGCAGAATCCGAAGAGACTGCAAACACTGGATAACCTGAATAAAGAGCTTGCAGAGTATGATGATGGCAAAACATATATAGGGAAAGTGGTTTCATTAGATACAATCGTAAAAGAGAGCAATAAAGCACTTCATGAAAACAATGAGTCATTTTATACGATTCCATCAGATCAAGCTTTACTCTCTCAAGAACTGCTGCTCTTTGAAAACAGTGGTAGTGATGATCTTGAAGATGTTGTGGATTCCCAGTTCTCTAAACTTAGAGTTACCGTGAAGGTACCTTGGGTTGATTCTATAGAGAGTGAAGATATGCTTGCTCATGTTCAGAAAAGATTTGAAGAGACTTTTAAAGAGGAAGAGGTTACGGTGACGGGAATTATCCCTATCTTGGTACATACCTTTACACAGGCGATCCGCTCATCTGTTGAGAGTTATATTATCGCTTTTACTTTGATTGCAATTCTTATGATGTTTATTATGGGTAATGTTCGTCTAGGTATTATCAGTATGATACCAAATTTATCACCTGTAATTGTAGGGCTTAGTTTAATGTACATCTACCATATCCCGCTTGATATGTTTACGCTTTTAATCGGTTCGATCGCAATTGGTCTTGCAGTGGATGATACAATTCACTTTATGCACAACTTCAAACGTTACTATCTTAGAAGCGGTGATGCTGTAGTTGCAGTTGAGAACACTTTTTTTACAACGGGTAAAGCGTTAGTGATCACTACAATAGTACTCTCTTTAGGGTTCTATGCGTATATG
- a CDS encoding OmpP1/FadL family transporter, with product MRKAGLLSIITATALMASGYKIPETSSNAVALGAATIAHNHENADASYYNPAKMVFMKDTNHLEVNLMYIGLDKIKYEGTVSGAGPSTWNLESEKEDFLVPSLHYVSPKLGDNGARIGVSVVVPGGLSKRWQSVPANNFAEEFSLEIVEINPTVAFQVTDKLGFAFGFRVIDTKGVVNNAYYDMEGDSTDYGYNLALAYQPTSDLELGLTYRSNINLNVNGTTTKVLAGNNGGVDVSVPLPAALSVAAAYTLPSDTTIEVVYEKTFWSAYNSLDFSFEDPTANIALGNSIEKDWKDTNAFRLGVTQELTDLTIMAGLVIDQTSAPERTVGFELPGTDTRSVALGGRYKINETFDFGVSALYSVHKSRTVQNDTLDGEFTEGNVLLVSAGLGYKF from the coding sequence ATGAGAAAAGCGGGATTATTATCAATTATTACGGCAACGGCGCTTATGGCAAGTGGGTATAAAATACCTGAAACTTCTTCAAATGCAGTAGCATTAGGGGCTGCAACTATTGCACATAACCATGAGAACGCTGATGCGTCATATTATAATCCTGCAAAGATGGTGTTTATGAAAGACACAAATCATCTTGAAGTCAATCTTATGTATATTGGATTGGACAAAATAAAGTATGAAGGTACAGTTAGTGGAGCCGGTCCATCGACTTGGAATTTAGAATCTGAAAAAGAGGATTTTTTAGTACCTTCTTTGCATTATGTTTCTCCAAAACTTGGTGATAACGGGGCAAGGATCGGTGTGAGCGTTGTTGTTCCCGGAGGACTCTCTAAAAGATGGCAGAGTGTCCCTGCAAATAATTTTGCAGAGGAGTTTAGTTTAGAGATCGTTGAGATTAATCCTACTGTAGCATTTCAGGTAACTGATAAGTTGGGATTTGCTTTTGGTTTTAGAGTTATAGATACCAAAGGTGTAGTTAACAATGCATATTATGATATGGAAGGTGATAGTACAGATTATGGATATAATCTTGCATTAGCTTATCAGCCTACATCAGATTTAGAGTTAGGTTTAACATATCGTTCAAATATAAATCTAAATGTTAACGGAACTACAACAAAAGTGCTTGCGGGTAATAATGGTGGTGTAGATGTGAGTGTGCCTTTGCCGGCAGCTTTGAGTGTTGCAGCTGCATATACATTGCCAAGTGATACAACAATTGAAGTTGTGTATGAAAAAACTTTCTGGTCTGCTTATAACTCTTTAGATTTTAGTTTTGAAGATCCTACTGCTAATATTGCCCTTGGAAATTCGATAGAAAAAGATTGGAAAGATACAAACGCTTTTCGTTTAGGCGTTACACAAGAGTTAACTGATTTAACTATAATGGCAGGTTTAGTAATAGACCAAACATCAGCTCCTGAAAGAACAGTAGGTTTTGAACTCCCAGGTACAGATACAAGGTCGGTAGCCTTAGGGGGAAGATATAAAATAAACGAAACTTTTGATTTTGGAGTTTCGGCACTTTATTCTGTGCATAAAAGCAGAACCGTACAAAATGACACCCTTGACGGTGAATTTACCGAGGGGAATGTTTTACTTGTTTCAGCAGGACTGGGATATAAATTTTAA